A part of Caretta caretta isolate rCarCar2 chromosome 1, rCarCar1.hap1, whole genome shotgun sequence genomic DNA contains:
- the LOC125630014 gene encoding matrix Gla protein, protein MRTLIVLTLLAVLMVAAFCYESYESMESHEFVNPFINRRYANDFMRPQPRRNLIVQERIRERYKTPQERQREICEDYNPCERYAMRHGYIAAYKRYFGQRRGKSE, encoded by the exons ATGCGGACCCTCATCGTCCTCACACTCCTGGCTGTTTTGATGGTGGCAGCTTTCTGCTATG AGTCCTACGAGAGTATGGAATCCCACGAGTTTGTCA ATCCCTTCATTAACAGACGATATGCCAACGACTTCATGAGACCTCAGCCAAGACGAAACCTCATCGTGCAGGAGAG GATCAGAGAACGCTATAAGACCCCCCAGGAACGCCAGCGAGAGATCTGCGAGGATTACAATCCCTGTGAGCGCTACGCCATGCGCCATGGCTACATCGCTGCCTATAAGCGCTACTTTGGGCAGCGGAGGGGCAAGTCTGAGTAA